A genomic segment from Nodularia sphaerocarpa UHCC 0038 encodes:
- a CDS encoding helix-turn-helix domain-containing protein, with translation MAGGASGTPVSLSDRELQIIDLVAAGLTNQDIAVKLEISKRTVDNHISNILTKTQTDNRVALVRWALQWGKICLDEVNCCLLPIKKDDTIY, from the coding sequence ATGGCTGGTGGCGCGTCTGGGACCCCTGTTAGTCTGTCAGACAGAGAACTGCAAATTATCGACCTAGTGGCCGCTGGCTTAACTAACCAAGATATTGCAGTCAAACTGGAGATTAGCAAACGCACAGTTGATAACCATATCAGCAATATTCTCACAAAAACCCAAACCGACAACCGAGTGGCTCTCGTCCGTTGGGCTTTGCAGTGGGGTAAAATCTGCCTAGATGAAGTTAATTGCTGTCTTCTACCAATCAAAAAAGATGACACAATTTATTAG
- a CDS encoding DUF6391 domain-containing protein: MNTSASVQGSSSTFDFFSFDFTTPQPTQDADLLRQLSFIPGLREMILLRQVHALEHATVWVLSEANSAYAPKSKPTKVQVDNELLGGLSTEKGFYLYGEVNISDLRRAVTLGLNRLINGEWDLAVHPRCGTNASVAMLLTAGLVVSVNLLLPFRPIEQLIGLGIAATTAAELAPDLGSIAQRYLTTAIPFNLAIENITLTRDLWGRQGHFVKVSWQD, from the coding sequence ATGAATACTTCCGCTTCTGTTCAAGGTAGTTCATCTACCTTTGATTTTTTTAGCTTTGATTTTACCACACCGCAACCAACACAAGATGCTGATTTACTCAGACAGCTATCATTCATCCCAGGTTTGAGAGAAATGATATTGCTGCGACAAGTTCACGCCCTAGAACACGCCACTGTTTGGGTTCTGAGTGAAGCCAACAGCGCCTATGCACCCAAAAGCAAACCCACAAAAGTACAAGTAGATAACGAACTATTAGGAGGCTTATCCACAGAAAAAGGATTCTACCTTTACGGTGAAGTAAACATCAGTGACTTGCGGCGCGCGGTAACACTCGGCTTAAATCGTCTCATCAATGGTGAATGGGACTTAGCCGTACATCCTCGCTGTGGCACAAATGCATCAGTTGCCATGCTGTTAACAGCCGGACTAGTTGTCAGTGTAAATCTCTTATTACCATTCCGACCAATTGAGCAATTAATCGGTTTAGGAATAGCCGCCACCACAGCCGCAGAACTCGCACCCGATTTAGGTTCCATAGCCCAGCGCTACCTCACCACAGCCATTCCCTTTAACCTAGCAATTGAAAATATTACTCTGACTCGTGACCTTTGGGGACGACAAGGACATTTCGTCAAAGTCAGCTGGCAAGATTAA